The Ornithodoros turicata isolate Travis chromosome 7, ASM3712646v1, whole genome shotgun sequence genome includes a region encoding these proteins:
- the LOC135401227 gene encoding DNA repair protein RAD51 homolog 1-like isoform X2 has translation MTDLQAAACNYEEAESYGPLKIHKLEGNGISASDIKKLEEAGFNTVEAVAYAPKKQLLAIKGISEAKADKLLAEAAKLVPLGFTTATEIHQKRSDIVQITTGSTELDKLLGGGIETGSITEIFGEFRTGKTQLCHMLAVTCQLPIEHSGGEGKCLYIDTEGTFRPERLLAVAEKYGLSGPDVLDNVAYARAYNSDHQTQLLIQASAMMAETRYALLIVDSATALYRTDYSGRGELSARQMHLARFLRMLLRLADEFGVAVVISNQVVAQVDGAAMFSADPKKPIGGNIMAHASTTRLYLRKGRGETRICKIYDSPCLPEAEAMFAITAQGIADVKE, from the exons ATGACAGATCTTCAGGCAGCCGCGTGCAATTATGAGGAAGCAGAAAGTTATGGTCCTTTGAAGATACATAAGCTTGAG GGGAATGGTATTTCTGCGTCTGACATTAAAAAACTGGAAGAAGCTGGATTTAACACCGTGGAGGCAGTAGCATATGCTCCAAAGAAACAGCTTCTGGCGATAAAAGGTATCAGTGAAGCCAAAGCTGACAAACTCTTG GCGGAGGCAGCAAAGCTGGTACCATTAGGATTTACAACAGCAACGGAAATTCATCAAAAACGCTCAGACATAGTCCAGATTACAACTGGCTCGACAGAACTGGATAAACTTCTAGGTGGTGGCATTGAAACTGGATCCATTACTGAG ATATTCGGGGAGTTTCGGACTGGGAAGACACAGCTGTGCCACATGCTGGCTGTTACCTGCCAGTTACCAATTGAGCACAGCGGAGGGGAAGGAAAATGCTTGTACATAGACACAGAAGGGACATTTCGTCCCGAACGGCTATTGGCAGTGGCAGAAAAGTATGGCCTTTCAGGGCCTGATGTCTTGGACAATGTTGCCTATGCCAGGGCCTACAATTCAGATCATCAAACTCAACTTCTAATACAG GCATCAGCCATGATGGCGGAGACTCGCTATGCCCTTCTGATCGTGGACTCTGCCACTGCTCTTTACCGGACAGACTATTCTGGGCGAGGAGAACTCAGCGCCCGCCAGATGCACTTGGCACGCTTCCTACGTATGCTCTTGCGCTTAGCGGATGAGTTTGGAGTTGCAGTGGTAATTTCCAATCAG GTCGTAGCCCAAGTGGATGGGGCAGCCATGTTCTCGGCAGATCCCAAGAAGCCCATTGGAGGTAATATCATGGCCCACGCATCCACTACGAGATTGTACCTCCGTAAAGGCAGAGGAGAGACACGCATCTGCAAGATTTACGACTCTCCTTGCCTTCCTGAGGCCGAAGCGATGTTCGCCATTACAGCACAAGGAATCGCCGATGTCAAAGAATAA
- the LOC135401227 gene encoding DNA repair protein RAD51 homolog 1-like isoform X1 has translation MMTDLQAAACNYEEAESYGPLKIHKLEGNGISASDIKKLEEAGFNTVEAVAYAPKKQLLAIKGISEAKADKLLAEAAKLVPLGFTTATEIHQKRSDIVQITTGSTELDKLLGGGIETGSITEIFGEFRTGKTQLCHMLAVTCQLPIEHSGGEGKCLYIDTEGTFRPERLLAVAEKYGLSGPDVLDNVAYARAYNSDHQTQLLIQASAMMAETRYALLIVDSATALYRTDYSGRGELSARQMHLARFLRMLLRLADEFGVAVVISNQVVAQVDGAAMFSADPKKPIGGNIMAHASTTRLYLRKGRGETRICKIYDSPCLPEAEAMFAITAQGIADVKE, from the exons ATGACAGATCTTCAGGCAGCCGCGTGCAATTATGAGGAAGCAGAAAGTTATGGTCCTTTGAAGATACATAAGCTTGAG GGGAATGGTATTTCTGCGTCTGACATTAAAAAACTGGAAGAAGCTGGATTTAACACCGTGGAGGCAGTAGCATATGCTCCAAAGAAACAGCTTCTGGCGATAAAAGGTATCAGTGAAGCCAAAGCTGACAAACTCTTG GCGGAGGCAGCAAAGCTGGTACCATTAGGATTTACAACAGCAACGGAAATTCATCAAAAACGCTCAGACATAGTCCAGATTACAACTGGCTCGACAGAACTGGATAAACTTCTAGGTGGTGGCATTGAAACTGGATCCATTACTGAG ATATTCGGGGAGTTTCGGACTGGGAAGACACAGCTGTGCCACATGCTGGCTGTTACCTGCCAGTTACCAATTGAGCACAGCGGAGGGGAAGGAAAATGCTTGTACATAGACACAGAAGGGACATTTCGTCCCGAACGGCTATTGGCAGTGGCAGAAAAGTATGGCCTTTCAGGGCCTGATGTCTTGGACAATGTTGCCTATGCCAGGGCCTACAATTCAGATCATCAAACTCAACTTCTAATACAG GCATCAGCCATGATGGCGGAGACTCGCTATGCCCTTCTGATCGTGGACTCTGCCACTGCTCTTTACCGGACAGACTATTCTGGGCGAGGAGAACTCAGCGCCCGCCAGATGCACTTGGCACGCTTCCTACGTATGCTCTTGCGCTTAGCGGATGAGTTTGGAGTTGCAGTGGTAATTTCCAATCAG GTCGTAGCCCAAGTGGATGGGGCAGCCATGTTCTCGGCAGATCCCAAGAAGCCCATTGGAGGTAATATCATGGCCCACGCATCCACTACGAGATTGTACCTCCGTAAAGGCAGAGGAGAGACACGCATCTGCAAGATTTACGACTCTCCTTGCCTTCCTGAGGCCGAAGCGATGTTCGCCATTACAGCACAAGGAATCGCCGATGTCAAAGAATAA
- the LOC135401228 gene encoding uncharacterized protein LOC135401228, which yields MSTWARRMHRGATTLGHVVTSCGASPVPYPTRLEKVKFGVPLEHVCKGTEDLPGPLLVLVLKLNKEAPRKKDVFRAPGHQGNIKKLVHFLHQGRLVNMDNFSVYTIASVLKKFLRKIPGGVFGPTLEEQLFAAMEMQQLEERRERVQVLLASLPIVAQRLLVLLFGTFRVIAASADLARTGMTSEALGVSVAPSFFHSCVSSGKVARMEDVVRFKSATRITKFLIDNFGISNLFGRDNYEYYARLTGRVLKVEEDWIFAFRYPPDSLVPRKTSLEAERSWLRAEAQRWGLLHQSTPALAELQYPLEGNLDARVSMSLEDHRPPNAPLPQARSLSFLPLVHERQTARMRTRSEWFLTPQSGLPLVPAPPTPVPGPSAARAPKRRSSSRDKENGPPVVSEQDCTELDVRTLHVTLTYKPRI from the exons ATGTCAACCTGGGCTCGCAGAATGCACCGTGGAGCAACTACGCTGGGGCATGTGGTTACCTCGTGTGGTGCTTCACCTGTACCATACCCTACTCGTTTGGAGAAAGTCAAGTTCGGTGTGCCCCTTGAACAC GTTTGCAAGGGCACTGAGGACTTGCCGGGACCCCTGCTTGTATTAGTGCTGAAGCTGAACAAGGAGGCTCCCCGCAAGAAAGATGTCTTCAGAGCCCCAGGCCACCAGGGAAATATCAAGAAACTTGTGCACTTCCTGCACCAGGGGCGCCTTGTCAATATGGATAATTTTTCTGTCTATACCATTGCTTCTGTGCTCAAG AAATTTTTACGTAAAATTCCTGGCGGTGTCTTCGGGCCCACGCTGGAAGAGCAGTTATTCGCTGCCATGGAGATGCAGCAACTGGAGGAGCGCCGGGAACGAGTACAGGTGCTGCTAGCTTCCTTGCCCATCGTGGCTCAGCGACTTCTGGTGCTACTCTTTGGCACCTTTCGTGTCATTGCTGCGTCAGCTGACCTGGCTCGAACCGGTATGACATCCGAAGCGCTCGGGGTCAGCGTTGCTCCGTCTTTCTTCCATTCCTGCGTGAGCAGTGGAAAG GTGGCCCGCATGGAGGACGTTGTGCGTTTCAAGTCAGCCACTCGCATCACAAAGTTCCTGATTGACAATTTTGGCATCAGTAACTTGTTTGGTAGAGACAACTATGAGTACTATGCCCGCCTCACGGGCAGGGTGCTCAAAGTGGAAGAGGACTGGATCTTTGCCTTCCGATACCCTCCTGACAGCCTCGTGCCTC GCAAAACATCGCTGGAAGCCGAAAGATCTTGGCTACGCGCAGAAGCCCAACGTTGGGGCCTCCTGCACCAGTCCACCCCGGCGCTAGCTGAACTGCAGTACCCTCTGGAAGGAAACTTGGACGCACGAGTCAGCATGTCCCTAGAAGACCATCGACCCCCAAATGCACCGTTGCCGCAAGCGCGCTCGCTCTCTTTCCTGCCCCTGGTGCACGAGCGCCAAACGGCCCGTATGCGCACGCGCTCCGAGTGGTTCCTCACTCCGCAAAGTGGCCTGCCGCTGGTACCGGCTCCCCCGACTCCGGTGCCCGGACCTTCCGCCGCTCGGGCCCCAAAACGGCGCTCTTCTTCTCGCGACAAAGAGAACGGTCCACCCGTGGTGTCCGAGCAAGATTGCACCGAGCTGGACGTGCGCACCTTGCATGTTACACTAACGTACAAGCCTCGCATTTGA